A single region of the Silene latifolia isolate original U9 population chromosome 8, ASM4854445v1, whole genome shotgun sequence genome encodes:
- the LOC141595492 gene encoding putative F-box/LRR-repeat protein At3g58880 has translation MKSSMKLGEDVKDQRSKRHLDKISNLPDELLALILSFLPTWNAVRTSILSRRWRYLFTLTDCLSFNDAPFIKYEGGGIKEIEPARKKRFKEFVYEVLRVHKMSPIRKFSLVCRAIYDKSHFNTWVKHAIQRGVQKVRYQVNNENGLCGLSDDLVMCKTLVNLKVRGNPNHAMKIPLSSWLPSLKILHLHRIRFVDYHSMERLLSSCEFLEELILKCCAFWARGHVTISLGQLKVLKITHCYVGNGLFEMEAPKLAYLTYYSICGVKIVPLWKYSRSLVKAKLHFNSEANDRSLYGDRSLKNNCDILRTAADKITELHLLSDSV, from the coding sequence ATGAAGTCATCTATGAAACTTGGTGAAGATGTAAAAGACCAAAGAAGTAAGCGTCATTTGGATAAAATCAGTAATTTACCAGATGAATTGCTCGCTCTCATACTTTCGTTTCTACCAACATGGAATGCTGTGAGAACAAGTATTCTATCGAGAAGATGGCGATACCTCTTTACATTGACTGATTGTCTCTCTTTTAATGATGCACCATTTATCAAATACGAGGGTGGTGGAATTAAGGAAATAGAACCGGCTAGAAAAAAAAGGTTTAAGGAATTTGTTTATGAAGTCTTAAGAGTGCATAAAATGTCACCCATCCGGAAATTTAGTCTAGTCTGTCGAGCCATCTATGATAAATCACATTTCAATACATGGGTTAAACATGCTATACAAAGGGGAGTTCAAAAGGTTCGTTATCAGGTTAATAATGAAAATGGGTTGTGTGGGTTGTCAGATGACCTTGTAATGTGCAAAACACTGGTGAACCTCAAGGTAAGAGGGAATCCAAACCATGCTATGAAAATTCCTCTATCATCGTGGTTGCCGAGCCTTAAGATTCTTCACCTACATCGTATTAGATTTGTTGATTATCATTCAATGGAAAGATTGTTATCTAGCTGTGAATTTCTCGAAGAATTAATTCTCAAGTGTTGTGCATTTTGGGCTAGGGGTCATGTAACTATTTCTTTAGGACAACTCAAAGTGTTAAAAATAACACATTGTTATGTTGGCAATGGATTATTTGAGATGGAAGCCCCTAAGTTAGCATATTTAACATATTATAGCATTTGTGGTGTGAAAATTGTTCCTTTGTGGAAGTATTCACGCTCTCTTGTCAAGGCCAAACTACACTTCAACTCTGAGGCAAATGACCGTTCACTCTATGGTGATCGTTCACTAAAGAATA